Proteins from a genomic interval of Clostridium scatologenes:
- a CDS encoding glycosyltransferase, translated as MNIAMVLTNGFDPDPRVYKEAKSLTKLGHKVTILCWDRSGVYINKPEENIDGIKIVRFFGNAQYGSGYKQAFKFLKFKKDVLEYMKNKKFDAIHCHDFDGLFIGHSINKKLKLKLVYDEHDLFYTYFLGRPGLLNKLIYNFIILREKSMLRNVDKHIVVTPKMSEIYKNISKEIYIVNNAPYKNLFNNIKKIPSDKLRIGFIGSVRYYDEMKALVDASQFYKDKVEIVVCGRGIYSDKLADYSKKFSNVRIKGAYSIDELEELYRNVDITYAFYPGNTATISMPNKFYESIITETPIIANIKTEFGYEVQKHKIGYGISGEHLTEELKVIIANLVEDKNEKKNILENMRQIKEDYFWESNEPILNKIYSV; from the coding sequence TTGAATATTGCAATGGTTTTAACAAATGGTTTTGATCCTGATCCAAGAGTTTACAAGGAAGCTAAATCTTTGACTAAATTAGGACATAAAGTAACTATTTTATGTTGGGATAGATCAGGAGTTTATATTAATAAACCAGAAGAAAACATAGATGGAATAAAAATAGTAAGATTTTTTGGTAATGCACAATATGGATCAGGATATAAACAGGCATTTAAATTTTTAAAATTTAAAAAAGATGTATTAGAATATATGAAAAACAAAAAATTTGATGCAATACATTGCCATGATTTTGATGGATTATTTATTGGACATAGTATAAATAAAAAATTAAAACTAAAATTAGTATATGATGAACATGACTTGTTTTATACATATTTTTTAGGTAGACCAGGTTTATTAAATAAATTAATTTACAATTTCATTATATTAAGAGAAAAGAGTATGCTAAGAAATGTTGATAAACATATTGTTGTTACACCTAAAATGAGTGAAATTTATAAGAATATAAGCAAGGAGATTTATATTGTGAATAATGCTCCTTATAAAAATTTGTTTAATAACATAAAAAAGATACCAAGTGATAAACTAAGAATAGGGTTTATTGGTTCTGTAAGATATTACGATGAAATGAAAGCTTTGGTAGATGCATCTCAGTTTTATAAAGATAAAGTTGAGATTGTTGTATGTGGTAGAGGAATATATTCAGATAAGTTGGCAGATTACTCAAAGAAATTTTCTAATGTAAGGATTAAAGGAGCATACAGCATAGATGAATTAGAAGAATTATACAGAAATGTAGATATTACATATGCATTTTACCCAGGAAATACAGCAACAATTTCTATGCCTAATAAATTTTATGAAAGTATAATAACGGAAACTCCTATAATAGCAAATATAAAAACTGAATTTGGTTATGAGGTTCAAAAGCATAAAATAGGATATGGTATATCAGGTGAACATTTAACTGAAGAACTTAAAGTGATAATAGCAAATTTAGTTGAAGATAAAAATGAAAAGAAAAATATATTGGAAAATATGAGACAAATTAAAGAAGATTATTTTTGGGAGTCAAATGAACCAATACTTAATAAAATTTATAGTGTATAG
- a CDS encoding glycosyltransferase, producing the protein MKNILVISHMYPSSANGVLGIFVHKQVQKLITEGCKVKVVCPVPYVPKFLKISNKFKNYINIPDKAVIDGVEIQYPRYIEIPRGILLQYSGFLMYLGIKRLIGKINREFKFDVIHAHTAVPVGFASMLLNKKYKIPLIVTIHGQDFQYTLKKNEACKKSIMKVLSKAHSVITVSNKLKNMIKDEKILSKITVINNGINPEEYRDNDKNDNIEESKDCIILSVSSLIKTKGIDLNIKALSVIVKKYPNIKYYIIGDGEENRNLKKLVDDLSLNDNVVFLGKLPHSQVIKYMSKCSIFSLPSWQEGFGIVYIEAMNNGVPVIGVRGQGIEDVIIDKENGFLVEPHNVEDLVKTIEYILENMEKAKAIGEKGKITVISEYTWRRNAQKTIDIYNNLLKNK; encoded by the coding sequence ATGAAAAATATACTAGTTATTTCGCACATGTATCCTTCGTCAGCAAATGGTGTTTTGGGGATTTTTGTTCATAAACAAGTTCAGAAATTAATAACAGAGGGCTGTAAAGTTAAAGTTGTGTGTCCAGTGCCATATGTTCCTAAATTTTTAAAGATAAGTAATAAGTTTAAAAACTATATTAATATACCGGATAAAGCAGTGATTGATGGAGTAGAAATACAGTATCCTAGGTATATTGAGATACCTAGGGGGATTTTGTTGCAATATTCAGGATTTCTTATGTATTTAGGAATAAAAAGGTTAATAGGCAAAATTAATAGGGAATTCAAATTTGATGTAATACATGCTCATACTGCTGTGCCAGTGGGATTTGCATCAATGTTATTAAATAAAAAATACAAAATTCCTTTAATAGTTACTATACATGGTCAAGATTTTCAATATACACTGAAAAAAAATGAAGCATGTAAAAAAAGCATTATGAAGGTTTTGAGTAAGGCACACAGCGTAATAACCGTAAGTAATAAGTTAAAGAATATGATAAAAGATGAGAAAATATTGAGCAAAATTACTGTAATAAATAATGGAATAAATCCAGAAGAATATAGAGATAATGATAAGAATGATAATATAGAAGAAAGTAAAGATTGTATAATTTTAAGTGTTTCTTCATTAATAAAAACTAAAGGAATTGACTTAAATATTAAGGCTTTATCTGTGATAGTAAAAAAATATCCTAACATAAAATACTATATTATTGGAGATGGAGAAGAAAATAGAAATTTAAAAAAGCTTGTTGATGATTTATCATTAAATGATAATGTTGTATTTTTAGGAAAGCTACCTCATTCACAAGTTATAAAGTATATGTCTAAATGTAGTATATTTTCTCTTCCAAGTTGGCAGGAAGGATTCGGAATAGTATATATTGAAGCAATGAATAATGGAGTTCCAGTAATTGGTGTAAGAGGTCAAGGAATAGAAGATGTTATTATAGATAAAGAAAATGGTTTTTTAGTAGAGCCTCATAATGTTGAGGATTTAGTTAAAACTATAGAATATATATTAGAAAATATGGAGAAAGCTAAAGCAATTGGAGAAAAAGGAAAAATAACTGTAATTAGTGAATATACATGGCGAAGAAATGCTCAAAAAACAATTGACATTTATAATAATTTATTAAAAAATAAATAA
- a CDS encoding glycosyltransferase family 2 protein has protein sequence MDCNNTVSVIIPVFNEEKYIESCLNSILNQSYDNVIEILIMDGMSNDNTRKVISNFQDERIIVVDNKKKLQAAGLNLGIKVAKGEIIVRIDAHASYDEKYIEQCVKNLNNLKNENVVNVGGPTYLVTSGKYIEDSIIFLHESKFGIGVAKFRQKDYEGFADTVWNGAFWKWIFDKVGFYNEELHRSEDNDMNNRIIKSGYKIYQSKNIIAYYKPRSSIKKLLQQNYANGKAIGNSIINNREIIRIRHLVPLIFMLTIVFFGILFKFSYLSRIIEIIALGSYFTVDIIECLRISLKQGIRYVPILFVLFFELHICYGFGTLIGFFEQLFQKNKS, from the coding sequence ATGGATTGTAATAATACAGTTTCTGTAATAATACCAGTATTTAATGAAGAAAAATACATAGAAAGTTGTTTAAACTCAATATTGAATCAAAGTTATGATAATGTTATAGAAATACTAATAATGGATGGTATGTCAAATGATAATACCAGAAAAGTAATTAGTAATTTTCAAGATGAAAGAATAATTGTAGTTGATAATAAGAAGAAACTACAGGCAGCAGGGTTAAATTTAGGAATTAAAGTAGCAAAAGGAGAAATAATAGTAAGAATTGATGCGCATGCTTCATATGATGAAAAATATATTGAACAGTGTGTAAAAAATCTAAACAACTTAAAAAATGAAAATGTTGTTAATGTTGGTGGACCAACATATTTGGTTACATCAGGTAAATATATAGAAGATAGCATAATATTCTTGCATGAGAGTAAATTCGGTATTGGAGTGGCTAAGTTTAGGCAAAAAGACTATGAAGGTTTTGCAGATACAGTATGGAATGGAGCTTTTTGGAAGTGGATATTTGATAAGGTTGGATTTTATAATGAAGAACTTCATAGAAGTGAAGATAATGATATGAATAATAGAATTATAAAAAGCGGTTATAAAATTTATCAAAGTAAAAATATAATAGCGTATTATAAACCTAGAAGCAGCATAAAAAAATTATTACAACAAAATTATGCAAATGGAAAAGCTATAGGAAATTCAATAATAAATAATAGGGAAATTATAAGAATAAGACATTTAGTACCACTTATTTTTATGTTGACAATAGTTTTTTTCGGAATATTGTTCAAATTTTCTTATCTAAGCAGAATAATAGAAATCATAGCACTTGGGAGTTATTTTACTGTTGATATTATTGAATGTTTAAGAATAAGTTTAAAACAAGGAATACGATATGTACCAATTCTATTTGTTTTATTCTTTGAACTACATATATGTTACGGATTTGGAACTTTAATAGGATTTTTTGAGCAATTGTTTCAAAAAAATAAATCCTAA
- a CDS encoding O-antigen polymerase — protein sequence MKQFCEKAWDIFNSDRKQSKLISLIFYILFVLILCAGYYFASKPYLSFNFFINSGEFIRVIEILPALVLIISACIFFIPDKIEGLTHLYWMLFTLLSAIPILVVYVFSGIAYNKNVLIYIYTIEILCIIGMYLVSKFDIKFPDLSLRKKYFWMFMILFIIVAYGYLFITLGLPKNIKLAFTGDYYTVRLNYRNSVNLFGDYFVQWMGNVVNPFLLTYFIYKKKYKFMTIPIFLEVILYIYTAYKSLFLILILAPFFGLVLNKGINKSFIQKSIVGVVLIALVDGIVSVGKQFHMFNSKPLSLLNHYPSYYWVYLPIMVRAFLWPSLIALEYYDFFWMYPKVKLSHSVLRHFFSNVYKMEPSLYLGALYYGKPEMRLNVTWYGDAYMNFGIIAMIVFALILYFILFAIKYVEKKNVCLVASLLFGGIVTLFNGPLLTTLLTGGLGIGLFLAYLLPKDI from the coding sequence ATGAAACAATTTTGTGAAAAAGCATGGGATATTTTTAACAGTGATAGAAAACAAAGCAAGTTGATATCATTAATTTTTTATATATTGTTTGTGTTAATTTTATGTGCAGGATATTATTTTGCCTCAAAACCTTATTTATCATTTAATTTTTTTATAAATTCTGGAGAATTTATAAGAGTAATTGAAATTTTACCAGCCCTTGTTTTAATAATATCTGCATGTATATTTTTTATACCAGATAAAATTGAAGGCCTAACTCATTTATATTGGATGCTATTTACATTATTAAGTGCTATTCCAATTTTAGTTGTATATGTATTTAGTGGAATTGCTTATAATAAAAATGTATTGATATATATATATACTATTGAAATTTTATGCATAATAGGTATGTATTTGGTTTCTAAATTTGACATAAAATTTCCTGATTTGAGTTTACGTAAAAAATATTTTTGGATGTTTATGATACTATTCATAATTGTTGCATATGGATATTTATTTATAACTCTAGGATTACCCAAGAATATTAAATTAGCTTTTACAGGTGATTATTATACTGTACGTTTAAATTATAGAAATTCTGTAAATCTTTTTGGAGATTACTTTGTACAGTGGATGGGAAATGTGGTTAATCCTTTCTTATTAACTTATTTCATATATAAGAAAAAGTATAAATTTATGACAATACCTATTTTTTTAGAAGTTATACTTTATATTTATACTGCATATAAAAGTTTATTTCTTATTCTCATTTTAGCACCTTTTTTCGGATTAGTGTTGAATAAAGGTATAAATAAAAGCTTTATACAAAAGTCTATAGTAGGAGTTGTATTAATAGCACTAGTAGATGGAATTGTATCTGTGGGAAAGCAATTTCATATGTTTAATTCCAAACCTTTATCGTTACTTAATCATTATCCAAGTTATTATTGGGTATATTTACCAATCATGGTGAGGGCATTTTTATGGCCATCATTAATCGCTTTAGAATATTATGATTTCTTTTGGATGTATCCAAAGGTAAAATTATCTCATAGTGTTTTAAGACACTTTTTTAGCAATGTATATAAAATGGAGCCTTCACTTTATTTAGGAGCACTTTATTATGGAAAACCGGAAATGAGACTAAATGTTACATGGTATGGTGATGCATATATGAACTTTGGAATTATTGCTATGATAGTGTTTGCATTGATACTTTATTTTATATTATTTGCAATAAAATATGTGGAAAAGAAAAATGTATGTTTGGTAGCATCACTACTTTTTGGTGGAATAGTTACATTATTTAATGGACCATTATTGACTACATTACTTACTGGTGGATTAGGGATAGGTCTATTTTTAGCTTATTTATTACCAAAGGATATATGA